In Phormidium yuhuli AB48, one genomic interval encodes:
- the rpmI gene encoding 50S ribosomal protein L35, with translation MPKLKTRKAAAKRFKLSGSGKKIMRRKAFKNHLLQHKSSKRKRNLSNKAVVNERDADNVREMLPYL, from the coding sequence ATGCCGAAACTCAAAACCCGCAAAGCCGCCGCCAAGCGGTTTAAACTCTCTGGCAGTGGTAAAAAAATTATGCGCCGTAAAGCGTTCAAAAACCACTTGCTGCAACACAAAAGCAGTAAACGCAAACGCAACCTCAGCAACAAAGCGGTCGTCAATGAGCGTGACGCTGACAACGTGCGCGAAATGCTCCCTTATTTGTAA
- a CDS encoding class II aldolase/adducin family protein, which produces MLDEGVIKYEGVWERGEPLSEEVLGGLMLWRDRLYGLGLIGAYENGIGFGNVSQRLGDGDGFVISGTQTGHLPHLEANQYTRVCEFDLGANRLRCCGPVQASSESLTHGAIYQRCPEVRGIFHVHHGQFWRRLLHRVPTTGAEVPYGTPQMAEEMFRLFEEEHLAQVRILAMAGHEDGVISFGESLDEAGAVLLRWFKG; this is translated from the coding sequence ATGTTGGATGAGGGTGTGATTAAGTATGAGGGGGTTTGGGAACGAGGGGAACCCTTGTCTGAGGAGGTGTTGGGGGGGTTGATGCTGTGGCGCGATCGTCTCTATGGGTTAGGACTGATTGGGGCCTATGAGAATGGGATTGGCTTCGGGAATGTCAGCCAACGGCTTGGGGATGGGGATGGGTTTGTCATTTCGGGAACGCAAACAGGACATCTCCCTCATTTAGAGGCGAACCAGTACACGCGGGTGTGTGAGTTTGACTTGGGGGCGAATCGTCTCCGCTGTTGTGGCCCCGTGCAGGCTTCGTCAGAATCTCTGACCCATGGAGCGATTTATCAACGTTGTCCTGAGGTTCGGGGGATTTTCCATGTTCACCATGGGCAATTTTGGCGGAGGCTCCTGCATCGGGTTCCCACAACGGGGGCTGAGGTTCCCTATGGCACGCCGCAAATGGCGGAGGAGATGTTTCGCTTATTTGAGGAGGAGCACTTGGCGCAGGTGCGTATTTTGGCGATGGCGGGTCATGAGGATGGGGTGATCAGTTTTGGGGAGAGTTTAGATGAAGCGGGAGCAGTGTTATTGCGGTGGTTTAAGGGTTAG
- the cas2 gene encoding CRISPR-associated endonuclease Cas2, with product MSESVMRRDTLFYLMVYDLPDNRAANKRRKRLHDLLSGYGTRVQYSVFECFLTAVQFARLRVRLDELIQPEEDCLRIYVLDRGSVKRTVVYGSDRPRQVSAIVL from the coding sequence ATGAGTGAGTCTGTGATGCGACGAGATACGTTATTTTATTTGATGGTTTACGATTTGCCTGACAATCGCGCGGCGAATAAGCGACGCAAGCGACTGCATGATTTGCTGTCGGGGTATGGGACTCGGGTGCAGTATAGTGTGTTTGAGTGTTTTCTGACGGCTGTCCAGTTTGCCCGTTTGCGAGTGAGGCTGGATGAGTTGATTCAGCCGGAGGAGGATTGTTTGAGGATTTATGTGTTGGATCGGGGTTCGGTGAAGCGAACGGTTGTTTATGGGTCTGACCGGCCTCGTCAAGTGTCGGCGATCGTTCTATGA
- the cas1d gene encoding type I-D CRISPR-associated endonuclease Cas1d — translation MSVLYITQPDAILSKKYEAFRVGLKQDDQSWVYQQIPAQTVEQVVLMGNPGITGDALTYALELGLSVHYLTRFGKYLGSALPGHSRNGQLRLAQYRAYCDEKQRLAIVQEIVTGKIHNQYGLLYRRGVKENPLKSRKAAVAKQADINATRGIEGLAAREYFGCWSDLLKSPWTFTGRHRPATDPVNALLNFAYGLLRVQVTAAVHLAGLDPYVGYLHETTRGQPAMVFDLMEEFRPLVADSLVLSVVNLGELQLSDFEESLGTYRLSDGGRRCFLEAFERKMMDEFKHPLFGYRCTYRRAIELQARLFARHLQEGVSYRPLVRR, via the coding sequence ATGAGTGTTTTATATATTACCCAGCCTGATGCTATTTTGAGTAAGAAGTATGAGGCGTTTCGGGTGGGATTGAAGCAGGATGATCAGAGTTGGGTCTATCAACAAATTCCGGCACAAACCGTCGAGCAGGTCGTGTTGATGGGGAATCCGGGGATTACGGGAGATGCTCTCACCTATGCCTTGGAGCTAGGGTTATCGGTTCATTATTTAACCCGGTTTGGCAAGTATTTGGGGTCAGCCTTACCGGGACACTCTCGCAATGGTCAGTTACGCTTGGCCCAGTATCGGGCTTATTGTGATGAGAAGCAGCGTTTGGCGATTGTCCAGGAGATTGTGACCGGAAAAATTCACAATCAATACGGATTGTTGTATCGTCGGGGGGTGAAGGAGAATCCTCTGAAAAGTCGGAAAGCTGCGGTGGCGAAACAGGCTGATATCAATGCCACCCGAGGGATTGAGGGATTAGCCGCGCGGGAGTATTTTGGCTGTTGGTCCGATCTGTTGAAGTCTCCTTGGACATTTACTGGTCGCCATCGTCCAGCGACTGATCCGGTGAATGCGTTATTGAATTTTGCCTATGGGTTGTTACGGGTACAGGTGACGGCGGCGGTGCATCTGGCGGGGTTAGATCCCTATGTGGGCTATTTGCATGAAACCACTCGGGGACAGCCGGCGATGGTGTTCGATTTGATGGAGGAGTTTCGGCCGTTGGTGGCGGATAGTTTGGTGTTGTCGGTGGTGAATTTGGGAGAGTTGCAGTTGTCGGATTTTGAGGAGAGTTTGGGAACCTATCGGTTGTCGGATGGGGGGCGGCGGTGTTTTTTGGAGGCGTTTGAGCGTAAAATGATGGATGAGTTTAAGCATCCGCTGTTTGGCTATCGCTGTACTTATCGGCGGGCGATCGAGTTACAGGCTCGGTTGTTTGCGCGTCATTTACAGGAGGGCGTGTCGTATCGACCGTTAGTGCGGCGATGA
- the cas4 gene encoding CRISPR-associated protein Cas4: MDEYLPLAFLNAWEYCPRRFYLEYVLGELLDNEHIILGRHLHRHIDEVKTRQEGEITIHQQQWVWSDRLGVKGIIDAVEERPEGQVPLEYKKGRMAKHLNDFFQLCAAALCLEERTGGAIAFGEIFYHGNRRRQRVEFTPQLREATEGAIAAARAAVYEPMPEPLSRRQKCRDCSLEKICLPREVRYLRSL, from the coding sequence ATGGATGAGTATTTACCGTTAGCTTTTTTGAACGCTTGGGAGTATTGCCCTCGACGCTTTTATCTGGAATATGTGTTGGGGGAATTGCTGGACAATGAACATATTATTCTCGGTCGCCATTTGCACCGCCATATTGATGAGGTGAAGACGCGACAGGAGGGGGAGATAACGATTCACCAGCAGCAGTGGGTTTGGAGCGATCGCCTAGGGGTTAAGGGCATTATTGACGCGGTGGAGGAGCGCCCTGAGGGTCAGGTTCCTTTGGAATATAAGAAGGGTCGTATGGCGAAGCATTTGAATGATTTTTTTCAGCTTTGTGCAGCGGCGTTGTGTTTGGAAGAACGAACTGGGGGGGCGATCGCCTTTGGGGAGATTTTCTACCACGGGAATCGTCGCCGTCAACGGGTGGAGTTTACCCCGCAGTTGAGGGAGGCGACGGAGGGGGCGATCGCAGCAGCACGAGCGGCGGTGTATGAGCCAATGCCAGAGCCTCTAAGCCGACGGCAAAAATGCCGCGATTGCAGTTTGGAGAAGATTTGTTTACCGAGGGAAGTCCGTTATTTGCGTAGTTTGTGA
- the cas6 gene encoding CRISPR system precrRNA processing endoribonuclease RAMP protein Cas6, producing MTETALHRITVDFVSCDRQTLPDLLGRALHAQVMQWLQVGNPELARQVHDANLTPFSLSPLRTRSPRLRAGDRVHLSIGILQGELLQPLFAGLCSGEQQVCSWADLTFKLERVNAIPGSDPRVQASSYEALAAQDGLGTDVELRFHSPMSFKQQQGIQMFPLPELVFDGLRRRWNYFAPEAVQIPELDWSGWVAAYDLKSQAWKGQGGVEIGAVGWVRYRFADPYIQDYASILARFAEFAGVGRKTAQGFGYTELVLKRGRGTVGQKPRPKLQPQ from the coding sequence ATGACTGAAACGGCGTTACATCGAATTACGGTTGATTTTGTGTCCTGCGATCGCCAGACGCTTCCCGACTTGTTGGGGCGGGCGTTACATGCTCAGGTGATGCAATGGTTGCAGGTGGGGAACCCCGAGTTGGCTCGTCAGGTGCATGATGCGAATCTGACTCCTTTTAGTCTGTCGCCGTTACGGACGCGATCGCCACGGCTGCGAGCGGGCGATCGGGTTCATCTGAGCATCGGCATCTTACAGGGTGAGCTATTACAACCGTTATTTGCGGGACTCTGTTCTGGGGAACAACAGGTCTGTTCCTGGGCGGATTTGACCTTTAAACTCGAGCGGGTGAATGCGATTCCTGGGAGTGATCCTCGGGTTCAGGCTAGCAGTTATGAAGCTCTAGCCGCTCAAGATGGGTTAGGAACGGATGTGGAACTACGGTTTCACTCTCCCATGAGTTTTAAGCAACAGCAGGGGATTCAGATGTTCCCGTTACCGGAGTTAGTCTTTGACGGTTTGCGGCGACGTTGGAACTATTTTGCCCCAGAAGCGGTGCAAATTCCCGAGTTGGACTGGTCCGGTTGGGTGGCGGCTTATGACCTCAAAAGCCAAGCTTGGAAAGGACAGGGTGGGGTGGAAATTGGGGCCGTTGGTTGGGTGCGTTACCGCTTTGCCGATCCTTATATTCAGGACTATGCCAGTATTTTGGCGCGATTTGCTGAGTTTGCTGGGGTTGGACGTAAGACGGCTCAGGGATTTGGCTATACGGAACTGGTATTGAAACGGGGTCGGGGAACGGTGGGGCAAAAACCCCGGCCGAAATTGCAGCCGCAATGA
- the cas5d gene encoding type I-D CRISPR-associated protein Cas5/Csc1 encodes MGTPATDFQVSLTVLMMMLYSCLLTLHDNVFFASREMGLLFETEKFFHNWGLSYALFSGRELPQMYRLTGEAAQRPSYFHPTAENRLEVLSDLDIYVFPAQPLQWSYQINTFKAAQTTYYGKSKQFGEKGADRNYPINYGRAKELAVGSRFRTYILAPETVVIPRWIRLGKWAAKVQVEVEAIPSECQTIDCGDYCCDHPLNPLDLPPETRVHLYDRVVMPPASLLRRSQLSGEYLALRGPAWDLWRQDRELPRTLNLPYGSRYGANYHGSTS; translated from the coding sequence ATGGGAACTCCCGCAACGGATTTTCAAGTCTCGCTTACGGTTTTAATGATGATGCTATATTCTTGCCTTCTGACCCTTCATGACAATGTGTTTTTTGCCTCACGGGAGATGGGGTTATTATTTGAAACGGAGAAGTTTTTTCACAATTGGGGGCTGAGTTATGCTCTATTTTCTGGGAGAGAACTGCCACAAATGTATCGACTGACTGGAGAGGCGGCTCAGCGACCCAGTTACTTTCATCCAACGGCAGAAAACCGCCTGGAGGTGTTAAGCGACCTGGACATTTATGTGTTTCCGGCTCAACCGTTGCAATGGTCCTATCAAATCAATACCTTTAAGGCGGCTCAGACGACCTATTACGGGAAATCGAAGCAATTTGGGGAGAAGGGGGCTGACCGCAATTATCCCATTAACTATGGTCGGGCTAAAGAGTTGGCGGTGGGAAGTCGCTTTCGCACTTATATTCTGGCCCCGGAAACGGTGGTGATTCCCCGTTGGATTCGTTTGGGGAAATGGGCCGCCAAAGTGCAGGTTGAGGTGGAGGCAATTCCGTCTGAATGTCAAACGATTGATTGTGGGGACTATTGTTGTGACCACCCCCTGAACCCGTTAGATTTACCCCCCGAAACAAGGGTGCATCTTTATGACCGGGTGGTGATGCCTCCGGCGAGTCTGTTGCGGCGATCGCAATTATCGGGGGAGTATCTGGCACTGCGGGGGCCAGCCTGGGACCTCTGGCGACAGGACCGGGAACTGCCTAGAACACTCAATCTACCCTATGGTTCTCGTTATGGGGCCAACTATCATGGCTCAACGTCCTAG
- the cas7d gene encoding type I-D CRISPR-associated protein Cas7/Csc2: MLDHLKQHFVKEFPRVASGHYIHLFVLRHSQSFPVFQTDGVLNTARTQAGLSKHRDTFNRLVMFKRKQTTPERLTGRELLRTFDITSQAEDAENYCAYNGENSCKQCPDCILYGFAIGDSGAERSKVYSDSAFSLTPYETSHQSMTFNAPSEAGAMSEGGVMRHSINEQDHVIPEITFPVVETLRDVTYEGFIYLLGNLLRTRRYGAQESRTGTMTNHLVGIAFCDGEVFSNLRLTQALYDQLENPGQIPGIDELKSLAETTVRELLAEEPVRQTQVLFGDELAQAMKYVKGLYQDDEAIAAILTSLNQQTHHYAQTHGAKAKPTQKKGKK; this comes from the coding sequence ATGTTAGACCATCTCAAACAACACTTTGTCAAAGAATTTCCTCGGGTGGCTTCGGGTCACTATATCCATCTCTTTGTTCTCCGTCACAGCCAATCTTTTCCAGTGTTTCAAACCGACGGGGTTCTGAATACGGCTCGCACCCAAGCGGGACTCAGCAAACATCGTGATACGTTCAACCGTTTGGTGATGTTTAAACGGAAACAGACGACCCCTGAACGGCTCACGGGTCGAGAACTGTTACGGACTTTTGACATTACCAGTCAAGCGGAAGATGCGGAAAATTACTGTGCCTATAATGGTGAAAATTCTTGTAAACAATGTCCCGATTGTATTCTCTACGGATTTGCCATTGGCGATAGTGGTGCGGAACGGTCGAAAGTCTATTCGGATTCAGCCTTTTCTCTGACTCCCTATGAAACCTCTCACCAAAGTATGACGTTCAACGCGCCTTCAGAAGCGGGGGCGATGAGCGAGGGGGGTGTGATGCGTCACTCCATCAATGAACAGGATCATGTCATTCCTGAAATCACGTTTCCGGTGGTTGAAACCTTGCGGGATGTGACCTATGAGGGGTTTATCTATTTATTAGGAAATCTCTTGCGGACTCGGCGTTATGGTGCTCAGGAGTCTCGGACGGGAACCATGACGAATCACCTGGTGGGAATTGCTTTTTGTGATGGGGAAGTCTTCAGTAATTTACGGTTGACTCAAGCGCTTTATGACCAGTTGGAGAATCCAGGGCAGATTCCAGGAATTGATGAGTTGAAGTCATTGGCTGAAACCACTGTCAGGGAGTTGTTGGCTGAGGAACCGGTGCGTCAAACTCAGGTTTTGTTTGGAGATGAATTAGCACAAGCTATGAAATATGTCAAGGGTTTATATCAAGATGATGAGGCGATCGCGGCGATTCTAACAAGCCTCAATCAGCAGACGCATCACTATGCACAAACTCATGGAGCCAAAGCCAAACCCACTCAGAAAAAAGGCAAGAAATAA
- the cas10d gene encoding type I-D CRISPR-associated protein Cas10d/Csc3: MTTLLQTLLTTTLPAETDPILQAYIAQVVPAMEREFGGISAQGGSRRLHEHQLRQQLNASQVKDPEAIARIQEQAQRYSRRPDQNLCVHCLNGLLIAWNLAETLFRLNDSEKRVLCLGQTLHDYNKYCHANGEGAPKAHEIADILNLCSDLGAKLQFQEFWPDWQSARVAVAFLAQNTQFKCATNPHLREWQEYGDLYLDSRRLWQLRDLSAIGDITVHMKDPADVETESSGQRLQEHLRGLGSPLRFRYHRLRDTIGILTNAIHNTVMTFARKQDWQPVAFFAQGVIYLCPKNAEVPERESLKTYLWDEIRKLLADNMFQGDIGFKRDGKGVKVAPQALELIPPAELIRGLPLVVFAKVQNAKVPATPKRLAKLQQRGDLSEAEWLEIKAYSDLRADRLAEFLLFVQRQFFAAIPEFVPWVIDYWGLAGVLTPDQVEIVLGGVNYGWYRLAAHVLARHSGWDDDQLQAQLQELAEAIVDWGERGDRLPPYESPTQQVFDRYLDSYLDLSGWDSYLGDFSQELDRYSEAKTRQGKQPICTLSSGEFPSEDQLDSVVLFKPQQYSNKNALGGRQIKRGISKIWALEMLLRQARWSASAGRFEEEKPVFLYLFPAYVYSPQTIRAIRVFCQDVVQTLNLWKVNEAWIKNCLPETSGEESGLLRVLYHLNWLPEESEAGRFAKSPESRRYDSGDLTFVATLITKVVKKKTLTEAWVVPLFLSLALPRLLGVRVTASSSHVPLYGSDRDFLGAAQIDGAGGFWDLLSASVTESQGCIRIQEIDPLLTRLLIVYSLHLDSRSSPPDPRWQDLKNTVREVMSDVLNVFVLADAGLRAKGRDANPAEARRYWFFAQQLAQDNGLMTEKLSVTKELVTRYRRFYQVRLTDSSHAILLPLTKVLGAILAIPPHLERDDIIQQAAGQLKDAIDRQPAYTRPLLLDKSLDYQVRFQQELEAVLEFTTFCVEELFERHYKGDRALLQENRNRIKSGAEFAYRILTLEEQDETQDRGKKRS; this comes from the coding sequence ATGACAACACTCTTACAAACCCTCCTGACCACCACCCTTCCCGCTGAGACTGACCCAATTTTGCAAGCCTACATTGCCCAGGTTGTTCCCGCCATGGAACGGGAATTTGGCGGCATTTCCGCCCAGGGAGGGTCAAGACGGCTTCATGAACACCAACTGCGGCAACAACTCAACGCCTCCCAGGTCAAGGACCCCGAGGCGATCGCCCGCATCCAAGAACAGGCCCAACGCTATAGTCGCCGCCCCGACCAAAACCTCTGTGTCCATTGTCTCAACGGCTTACTCATCGCCTGGAACCTCGCTGAAACCCTCTTCCGGCTCAACGACTCGGAAAAACGGGTTCTTTGTCTCGGTCAGACTCTCCATGACTACAACAAATACTGTCATGCCAATGGAGAGGGTGCGCCCAAAGCTCATGAAATTGCCGATATTCTCAATCTCTGTAGCGATTTGGGGGCAAAACTCCAGTTCCAGGAGTTCTGGCCCGATTGGCAATCCGCTCGGGTGGCTGTGGCCTTTCTTGCCCAAAATACCCAGTTTAAATGTGCAACTAATCCTCATCTGCGGGAGTGGCAAGAGTATGGAGACCTCTACCTCGATTCACGACGGTTATGGCAATTGCGGGATCTGTCAGCCATTGGCGACATTACCGTTCACATGAAGGATCCCGCTGATGTGGAAACGGAATCCTCAGGACAACGGTTGCAAGAGCATTTAAGAGGGTTAGGGAGTCCCCTAAGATTTCGCTATCACCGCCTACGGGATACCATCGGCATTCTAACTAACGCTATCCATAATACGGTCATGACCTTTGCCCGTAAGCAAGATTGGCAACCGGTGGCATTTTTCGCCCAGGGGGTGATCTATCTCTGCCCCAAGAACGCTGAAGTTCCGGAGCGAGAATCCCTGAAAACCTATCTCTGGGATGAAATACGGAAACTTCTCGCGGACAATATGTTTCAAGGGGATATTGGTTTTAAACGGGACGGAAAGGGGGTGAAAGTAGCGCCCCAAGCCCTAGAATTGATTCCTCCGGCGGAGTTAATCCGGGGGCTGCCTCTGGTGGTGTTCGCGAAGGTGCAAAATGCCAAGGTTCCAGCAACGCCCAAGCGGTTAGCGAAATTGCAACAACGGGGTGATCTCAGTGAGGCGGAGTGGTTAGAGATTAAGGCCTACAGTGATTTACGGGCGGACCGTTTGGCTGAGTTTCTCTTGTTTGTGCAGCGGCAGTTTTTTGCGGCCATTCCCGAGTTTGTCCCTTGGGTGATTGACTATTGGGGACTGGCTGGGGTGTTAACGCCGGATCAGGTTGAGATTGTGCTGGGGGGAGTCAATTATGGCTGGTATCGCCTAGCGGCCCATGTTCTGGCCCGTCATTCCGGTTGGGATGATGACCAGCTACAGGCCCAGTTGCAGGAGTTGGCTGAGGCGATTGTGGACTGGGGAGAACGGGGCGATCGCCTCCCTCCCTATGAAAGTCCCACGCAGCAGGTGTTTGACCGCTATCTGGACAGCTATTTAGACCTCTCGGGTTGGGACAGTTATTTGGGCGATTTTTCCCAGGAATTAGACCGCTACAGTGAGGCGAAAACTCGTCAAGGCAAACAGCCTATTTGTACCTTAAGTTCCGGGGAGTTTCCCTCGGAAGATCAGTTGGATTCGGTGGTTCTTTTTAAGCCACAGCAATATAGTAATAAAAATGCCTTGGGAGGACGACAGATTAAACGGGGAATTTCCAAGATTTGGGCATTAGAAATGTTGCTCCGGCAAGCCCGTTGGTCAGCCAGTGCAGGACGTTTTGAGGAGGAAAAGCCAGTTTTCCTCTATCTGTTTCCCGCCTATGTCTATTCTCCCCAAACGATTAGGGCAATTCGCGTGTTTTGTCAAGATGTTGTCCAAACTCTTAATCTTTGGAAAGTCAATGAGGCTTGGATTAAGAATTGTTTACCGGAAACATCGGGAGAAGAATCGGGGCTTTTAAGGGTTCTTTATCACTTAAATTGGCTTCCTGAGGAGTCGGAAGCGGGACGTTTTGCCAAGTCGCCTGAATCCCGTCGTTATGATAGCGGAGATTTAACTTTTGTTGCCACGTTAATCACCAAAGTGGTCAAGAAGAAAACCTTAACCGAAGCTTGGGTGGTTCCGTTATTTTTGTCCTTAGCCTTACCACGATTATTAGGAGTTCGCGTCACCGCGAGTAGTAGTCATGTGCCACTCTATGGGAGCGATCGCGATTTTCTGGGGGCGGCTCAAATTGACGGGGCTGGGGGATTTTGGGATTTGTTATCTGCATCCGTGACGGAGTCTCAGGGTTGCATCCGCATCCAAGAAATTGACCCCTTGCTAACGCGGCTTTTGATTGTCTATAGCTTACATTTAGATAGTCGGAGTAGTCCGCCAGATCCCCGTTGGCAAGATTTAAAAAATACCGTTCGGGAGGTGATGAGTGATGTTTTAAATGTGTTTGTTTTAGCGGATGCAGGCTTGCGGGCAAAGGGCCGAGATGCCAACCCCGCAGAAGCACGCCGATATTGGTTTTTTGCTCAACAACTTGCTCAGGATAATGGACTCATGACAGAAAAACTCTCAGTTACAAAAGAGTTGGTCACTCGATACCGCCGCTTTTATCAAGTCCGATTAACGGATTCGAGTCATGCGATTCTTTTACCGTTGACGAAGGTGCTGGGGGCAATTTTAGCGATTCCTCCCCACCTAGAACGGGATGATATCATTCAGCAAGCGGCGGGACAACTGAAAGATGCCATCGACCGTCAACCGGCTTATACTCGCCCCCTTTTGTTGGATAAGTCTCTGGATTATCAGGTTCGATTTCAACAGGAGTTGGAAGCGGTTTTGGAGTTTACCACCTTTTGCGTTGAGGAACTCTTTGAGCGTCACTATAAAGGCGATCGCGCTCTTTTACAAGAAAACCGCAACCGCATTAAATCTGGGGCGGAATTCGCTTACCGAATTTTGACTCTGGAGGAACAGGATGAGACCCAAGATAGGGGCAAGAAACGGTCATAA
- the cas3 gene encoding type I-D CRISPR-associated helicase Cas3', whose amino-acid sequence MKLALQPLFSQLNPNAQHCPLGCAGQCNVSSYLTPPPGADCPLSTHQVETAAELLFGEADVIFNCSFTGDGKSLGASLPSLLDRQFRVMGLYPTIELVEDQTRQQRQYHQTFQLDASERIDRLYGEELSRRVSEEESSRMVELMTAIKTKPILLTNPDIFHLIAHYRYRDPAYGTAELICLLAEFPDVWVFDEFHIFGPHEETAALNIMMLIRQMQTRRKRFLFTSATPRDSFLKQLQQAQLQCRQIQGTYCHQPTVGYRPILQGVNLEVVQAEDVVQWLDANASQLRQHLREDGGDRPGRGLVVLNAIANVNRAVSRLGDRLPDIDIVEISGRIDRQERETIRARLADETATRPVLVIATSAVDVGVDFQIHLLVFESSNAPTTIQRLGRLGRHPGFDQYHAYLLTSAQTPWQLERLQEELAPELATASPISRDRFNQALEHSLELPQAFDDYRRRWGPLQAQGLLAQIAEDKFTRKVSEPLRQRLSESFQTLWGDRFPNRQGQWCALETPIQDELLRFRGGAALQIAVWDDSGPQKRFYTYDLLRLLPVADIELIDREAFFNQARPQGFSSNSFPERFLRGYVRLRTWRLERSPLELSTGSTAEELDCCQLSQLERLQISQYSDLSKQLSPILCFLIPVDKRNRRSHWTVFRRLKLPPTFGLYRLNDADSNSYACAFDRDALLLEALKPKLGDLCRRRPTSLIF is encoded by the coding sequence TTTATTTGGCGAGGCGGATGTAATTTTCAACTGTTCATTTACAGGAGATGGAAAAAGCTTAGGAGCGAGTTTACCCAGTCTTCTCGATCGCCAATTTCGCGTCATGGGACTCTATCCCACCATCGAACTCGTCGAAGACCAAACTCGCCAACAACGGCAATATCACCAAACCTTCCAGCTTGACGCCAGTGAACGGATCGATCGCCTCTACGGAGAAGAACTCAGTCGCCGCGTCAGTGAAGAGGAGTCTAGCCGCATGGTGGAACTCATGACGGCGATTAAAACGAAACCCATTCTGCTAACGAATCCCGATATTTTCCATCTCATCGCCCATTACCGCTACCGCGACCCGGCCTATGGGACGGCGGAGTTGATTTGTCTTCTGGCGGAGTTTCCCGATGTCTGGGTCTTTGATGAATTTCATATCTTTGGCCCCCATGAGGAGACCGCTGCCCTCAATATCATGATGCTCATTCGTCAGATGCAAACACGCCGCAAACGCTTTCTCTTTACCTCCGCCACGCCACGGGATAGCTTCTTAAAACAATTACAACAGGCCCAATTGCAATGTCGGCAGATTCAGGGAACCTATTGTCATCAACCGACGGTTGGCTATCGCCCAATTCTGCAAGGGGTGAACTTGGAGGTCGTCCAGGCGGAGGATGTGGTCCAATGGTTGGACGCGAACGCCTCACAACTACGCCAGCATTTGCGTGAGGATGGGGGCGATCGCCCGGGACGGGGGTTAGTGGTCTTGAATGCGATCGCCAACGTCAATCGGGCTGTCTCTAGGCTGGGCGATCGCCTACCGGATATTGACATCGTAGAAATCAGTGGTCGCATTGACCGCCAGGAACGGGAGACCATACGCGCTCGACTGGCGGATGAGACCGCAACCCGACCGGTTCTCGTCATCGCCACGTCAGCGGTGGATGTGGGGGTAGACTTTCAGATCCATCTCTTGGTCTTTGAAAGCAGTAATGCTCCTACCACCATTCAGCGGCTAGGACGATTGGGCCGACATCCCGGCTTTGACCAGTATCACGCCTATCTCTTAACCTCAGCTCAAACCCCCTGGCAGTTAGAACGATTGCAAGAGGAGTTAGCCCCAGAATTAGCCACCGCAAGCCCCATCTCCCGCGATCGCTTCAACCAAGCCCTAGAACACAGCTTGGAACTCCCCCAAGCCTTTGACGACTATCGACGGCGTTGGGGACCTCTACAAGCCCAGGGACTCTTAGCCCAAATCGCTGAGGACAAGTTTACTCGCAAGGTCAGCGAACCCCTACGGCAACGGCTGAGCGAGAGTTTTCAGACGCTCTGGGGCGATCGCTTCCCCAACCGTCAAGGTCAGTGGTGCGCCCTAGAAACGCCTATCCAAGACGAACTCTTACGCTTTCGGGGGGGGGCGGCCCTACAAATTGCCGTCTGGGATGACAGCGGTCCTCAGAAACGGTTTTATACCTATGATCTACTGCGATTACTGCCCGTGGCGGACATTGAACTCATTGATCGCGAGGCCTTTTTCAACCAGGCTCGCCCCCAGGGATTTAGCAGCAACAGCTTTCCCGAGCGATTCTTACGGGGCTATGTGCGGCTGCGAACCTGGCGGCTGGAGCGATCGCCCCTGGAACTCAGCACAGGGTCCACCGCCGAGGAACTGGACTGTTGCCAACTCAGCCAACTGGAGCGATTGCAAATTTCCCAGTATTCTGACCTCTCCAAGCAACTCAGCCCTATCCTCTGTTTTCTCATTCCCGTGGACAAACGCAATCGCCGCAGCCATTGGACTGTGTTTCGCCGTCTCAAACTGCCGCCCACCTTTGGCCTCTATCGCCTTAATGATGCCGATAGCAACAGTTACGCCTGTGCCTTTGACCGCGATGCCCTTCTCCTAGAGGCCTTAAAACCCAAACTGGGGGATTTATGTCGCCGTCGTCCCACCTCTTTAATCTTCTAG